One Vigna unguiculata cultivar IT97K-499-35 chromosome 7, ASM411807v1, whole genome shotgun sequence genomic region harbors:
- the LOC114190135 gene encoding phospholipase A1-Igamma1, chloroplastic-like, which translates to MAMAAPSISNMFFPFPKTRQLTFSLPYSKLNTPLTRTQNSIKLGTRENSSTSTVREQEHEEATTHTHNYKPKLEEHLKRLPEAWRQIQGEDNWAGLLEPMDPLMRMEMIRYGEMAQACYDAFDFDPFSKYCGSCRFTAHNFFSSLEMPRVGYTVTRYLYATANINLPNFFKHSRWSKMWSKHANWAGYVAVSDNAMTTRLGRRDIVIAWRGTVTCLEWVADLMDFLKPISSNGIPCPDETVKVESGFLDLYTDKEESCGYCKFSAREQVLTEVKRLLEIYSDEEVSITITGHSLGSALAILSAYDIVETGVNVMRDSRGVAVTVMSFSGPRVGNVRFKERLERLGVKVLRVVNVHDVVPKAPGVLFNEHLPAAVMKVAEGLPWSYSHVGVELALDHRKSPFLNPNADAVCAHNLEALLHLLDGYHGKGERFVLASGRDPALVNKGCDFLKDHHMIPPNWRQAANKGMIRTNDGRWIQPERPNLDVHPQDMHHHLTQLGLTSSDA; encoded by the exons ATGGCCATGGCTGCTCCTTCAATCTCAAACATGTTCTTTCCCTTCCCAAAAACGCGCCAACTTACCTTCTCATTACCCTACTCCAAATTGAATACACCTCTCACACGAACCCAAAACTCAATCAAACTAGGCACACGTGAGAACTCCTCAACCTCCACCGTGAGAGAGCAAGAACACGAGGAAGCAACAACGCATACCCACAACTACAAACCAAAGCTAGAGGAACACCTGAAGCGCCTCCCTGAAGCCTGGCGCCAAATCCAAGGAGAGGACAACTGGGCCGGGCTTCTGGAGCCCATGGACCCGCTCATGCGGATGGAAATGATCCGCTACGGCGAGATGGCCCAGGCCTGTTACGACGCCTTCGACTTCGACCCCTTTTCCAAGTACTGCGGCAGCTGCAGGTTCACGGCCCACAACTTCTTCTCCTCCCTCGAAATGCCCCGCGTCGGCTACACCGTCACGCGCTACCTCTACGCAACGGCTAACATCAACCTCCCCAACTTCTTCAAGCACTCGCGCTGGTCTAAGATGTGGAGCAAGCACGCCAATTGGGCGGGGTACGTCGCCGTTTCTGACAACGCCATGACCACCCGTCTAGGCCGACGAGACATCGTGATCGCGTGGCGCGGCACCGTCACGTGCCTGGAGTGGGTGGCGGACCTCATGGATTTCCTCAAACCGATCTCCTCAAACGGGATCCCGTGTCCCGATGAGACGGTGAAGGTGGAGTCAGGGTTTCTAGATCTTTACACGGATAAAGAAGAGAGTTGCGGTTACTGCAAGTTCTCCGCGCGGGAACAGGTTTTGACGGAGGTGAAGAGATTGCTGGAGATTTATAGCGACGAGGAAGTGAGCATTACAATAACAGGACATAGTTTGGGGAGTGCGTTGGCGATTTTGAGCGCGTATGATATTGTGGAGACGGGAGTGAATGTTATGAGGGATAGTAGAGGTGTGGCGGTTACAGTGATGTCGTTTTCGGGGCCGCGGGTGGGGAACGTGAGGTTTAAGGAGAGGTTGGAGAGACTGGGGGTGAAGGTGTTGAGGGTGGTGAACGTGCATGACGTGGTGCCCAAGGCTCCCGGAGTTTTGTTTAACGAGCACTTACCCGCGGCGGTGATGAAGGTGGCTGAGGGGCTGCCGTGGAGCTACTCGCACGTCGGGGTGGAGCTGGCGCTGGACCACCGGAAATCGCCGTTTCTGAATCCCAATGCTGATGCAGTCTGTGCCCATAACTTGGAAGCTCTTCTGCATCTTCTGGACGG ATACCATGGAAAGGGTGAAAGATTCGTGCTGGCGAGTGGTAGAGATCCTGCTCTAGTGAATAAAGGATGTGATTTCTTGAAAGACCATCACATGATTCCACCAAATTGGAGACAAGCTGCGAACAAGGGCATGATCAGGACCAATGATGGACGTTGGATTCAGCCTGAACGACCAAACCTTGATGTTCACCCTCAAGATATGCATCATCATCTCACCCAACTCGGTCTCACTTCATCTGATGCATGA
- the LOC114191261 gene encoding uncharacterized protein LOC114191261: protein MAQGINVRHVLIAVSTPISLHSHIASIPVFNGLNFPDWSEQVQFHIGVLDLDLAFQVEKPTAITDANSNEEKAHYKAWERSNKLSLMFIRMSIASNIKSALPKSDNTKEFMKFVKERSQTADKSLAGTLMSTLTTMKFDDSRTMHRHMIEIKNITTRLKSLVMAIDEGFLMQFILNSLPCEYGLFQMNYNTMKDKWNVHELHNMLVQECWHK, encoded by the coding sequence ATGGCTCAAGgcattaatgttaggcatgtTTTAATTGCAGTCTCTACTCCGATATCTTTACACTCGCACATTGCGTCTATTCCCGTCTTTAATGGGTTAAATTTCCCTGATTGGAGTGAACAAGTCCAATTTCACAtaggtgtgttggatcttgatctagcttttcaagttgaaaagCCGACTGCTATCACGGATGCCAatagcaatgaagagaaagccCATTACAAAGCTTGGGAAAGGTCAAACAAacttagcttaatgtttatAAGAATGAGCATAGCAAGCAATATTAAGTCAGCTCTTCCCAAAAGTGATAAcacaaaagaatttatgaaatttgtgaaaGAGCGCTCCCAAACTGCTGATAAATCTCTCGCTGGGACACTGATGAGTACTTTGACAACCATGAAGTTTGACGATTCGCGTACTATGCACAGACATatgattgagataaaaaatatcacAACAAGACTTAAGTCTCTAGTAATGGCAATAGATGAAGGTTTCCTCATGCAATTCATTCTAAACTCATTACCGTGTGAGTATGGTCTGTTCCAAATGAACTACAATaccatgaaagacaagtggaatgtgcatgaattgcacAATATGCTAGTTCAGGAGTGTTGGCACAAGTAA
- the LOC114191262 gene encoding uncharacterized protein LOC114191262: MSDMLVMSFVHPSDDLFARILSKMSSKRKRKCIPEAGNKGKKNKVVENVDQVRIVHRCESKYIVEVNNVLKATHRKRIQATPFRWCLEVDNALEINCPLLREVLRRWVPQGEYIRVSQHLVGLSVYDVCICLGFSMVGKCVEFDVDVSGIVGSLFEKKPITLRDIINKIKNLVVSDDDVDNACRTSRTVTNMPFKVLDNLDNLSDYNWAESVHSFLISALNHGCKVVREKINTRSLNLAGSVVVVQVWATRRLGLEDVEGEVQFPRFLWWPSVKIRTPNIESAFEKNKIVFGWALTAEEKNNPIVQNVVHFEVQYNVKNDGIEGVSHSKQQVDLEEKFEKHERVILDMKEQIKKMRDEFFDAPEPDSCAGKGNDVNEEDGCPSEQKKCDEGQACPSHREESPQPHECEEDDLNDKPKANHNGDDKAIKPNTDGQSNTLFIDKAKLYKDVTAVGCSRTIYVDLNGEILRSDECQCFRPRGWIDNMSIMFAAYEFMYKQKMLTGKISRVIFNPFYTLFAPVIYAEHWWCYAFNCKTKEFFVLDSLAHKCRRRKQIDSHMVQNVEHLFWLFLNDKNKLKPTFEVHIEDVPEQPNLHDCGIMVLKYLEIWDDIKRFDGKSMPAYTDEDLQQFRQQYICDWILHP; this comes from the exons ATGTCTGATATGTTGGTGATGAGTTTTGTGCACCCAAGTGATGACCTGTTTGCAA GAATTTTAAGTAAGATGTCTAGTAAACGCAAACGCAAATGTATTCCGGAAGCAGGCAACAAGGGAAAGAAGAACAAGGTGGTGGAAAATGTTGATCAG GTGCGAATTGTGCATAGGTGCGAAAGCAAGTACATTGTTGAAGTAAACAATGTACTAAAAGCCACCCACCGTAAGCGGATTCAGGCAACACCATTTAGATGGTGTTTGGAGGTGGACAATGCATTGGAAATAAATTGTCCTTTGTTGAGGGAAGTGTTGCGTAGATGGGTTCCACAAGGGGAATACATTCGTGTAAGTCAACATTTGGTGGGGTTATCGGTTTATGATGTTTGTATATGCTTAGGTTTTAGTATGGTTGGTAAATGTGTTGAATTTGATGTTGATGTAAGTGGGATAGTAGGTTCACTTTTTGAGAAGAAACCAATCACCTTGCGAGACATAATTAACAAGATTAAGAACCTAGTGGTTAGTGATGATGATGTAGACAATGCGTGCAG GACATCTAGGACAGTGACCAATATGCCTTTCAAAGTGTTAGACAACCTTGACAACTTAAGCGACTATAACTGGGCAGAGTCAGTGCATAGTTTTTTGATCTCTGCACTCAATCATGGATGTAAGGTTGTACGAGAAAAGATAAATACTCGTAGCCTTAACTTAGCCGGATCTGTTGTAGTTGTTCAg GTTTGGGCTACTCGTCGTCTTGGCTTAGAAGATGTAGAGGGGGAGGTTCAATTCCCAAGATTTCTGTGGTGGCCCTCCGTGAAGATTAGGACACCTAATATTGAGTCTGCTTTTGAAAAGAATAAG atTGTGTTTGGTTGGGCCCTAACTGCAGAGGAGAAGAACAACCCAATAGTGCAAAATGTCGTTCATTTTGAGGTGCaatataatgtgaaaaatgATGGCATTGAGGGTGTTTCTCATTCCAAACAGCAAGtggatttggaagaaaaatttgaaaaacatgaACGGGTGATTCTAGACATGAAAGAACAGATAAAGAAGATGCGTGATGAATTTTTTGATGCTCCTGAACCTGACTCCTGTGCAGGTAAAGGAAATGATGTTAATGAAGAAGATGGATGTCCTTCTGAGCAAAAGAAGTGTGATGAAGGCCAGGCTTGTCCTTCACACCGGGAAGAGAGTCCGCAACCTCATGAGTGTGAGGAAGATGACCTGAATGACAAACCAAAAGCCAACCATAATGGAGACGACAAAGCTATTAAGCCTAACACTGACGGTCAAAGTAATACACTATTTATAGATAAGGCTAAATTGTATAAGGATGTGACTGCTGTTGGTTGTTCCAG AACTATTTATGTTGATTTGAATGGTGAGATATTGAGGAGCGATGAATGTCAATGTTTTCGTCCTCGTGGTTGGATTGATAACATG TCTATAATGTTTGCAGCGTACGAGTTCATGTATAAACAGAAAATGTTGACCGGGAAGATTAGCAGGGTTATATTCAATCCTTTCTATACA TTGTTTGCCCCAGTCATTTATGCTGAACATTGGTGGTGTTATGCTTTTAATTGTAAAACGAAAGAGTTCTTTGTCTTAGATTCACTTGCACACAAATGTCGAAGGCGAAAACAGATTGATAGTCACATG GTACAAAATGTGGAACATCTCTTTTGGCTATTcttaaatgacaaaaataaattgaagcCAACATTTGAAGTCCATATTGAAGACGTTCCTGAACAGCCTAATTT GCATGATTGTGGTATTATGGTGTTGAAGTATCTTGAGATATGGGACGACATCAAAAGATTTGATGGGAAAAGCATGCCAGCTTACACTGAT GAGGATCTACAACAATTCAGGCAGCAGTACATTTGTGACTGGATTCTTCACCCATAA
- the LOC114191264 gene encoding protein FAR1-RELATED SEQUENCE 5-like, whose translation MREFNKDFFFEIDVDADNRISNIFWANGRSRAACVYFGDIVSFDTTYLTNKYDMPFAPFVGVNHHGQSILLGCGLLCAEDTGTFVWLFRSWLRCMGNKALEGIVTDQCRAMQNAIEIVFPNTRHRWCLWHIMKKLPEKLVGYSKYKEIKHGVKELVYESDSAEDFENGWAKFIEKYDLQLNEWLYTFYEERRRWFVVQYDNALRSKAEKECEADFASANTTLPCGSQSFIERQFQDEFTHAKFSEVQNELRCKMNCNIKSVEVHGCKAKYIVKEALIWKDQSADKFNEVIFDVETKDIECTCRLFEFRGVLCRHSLMVLAQEEDGELHTSIAPANEILNAQSSSTTNMELVL comes from the exons ATGAGGGAGTTCAACAAAGACTTCTTTTTTGAAATTGATGTTGATGCAGATAATCGCATAAGCAATATATTTTGGGCAAACGGAAGGAGTCGGGCTGCATGTGTATATTTTGGTGACATTGTGTCCTTCGACACCACATACTTAACTAATAAGTACGATATGCCTTTTGCACCATTCGTGGGTGTTAATCACCATGGTCAGTCAATCTTATTAGGGTGTGGGCTTCTATGTGCTGAAGATACTGGTACGTTTGTGTGGCTATTTCGAAGTTGGTTGCGATGCATGGGAAATAAAGCCCTTGAAGGAATTGTCACTGATCAATGCAGGGCGATGCAAAATGCCATTGAAATTGTCTTCCCCAACACCCGACATCGTTGGTGCCTTTGGCACATCATGAAAAAACTACCAGAAAAATTAGTGGGATATAGCAAATACAAGGAAATCAAGCATGGTGTAAAAGAATTGGTATATGAGTCAGATAGTGCTGAAGATTTTGAGAATGGGTGGGCAAAGTTCATTGAAAAGTATGATCTTCAACTTAATGAATGGCTTTACACTTTTTACGAAGAAAGACGTCGATGG TTTGTTGTCCAATATGACAATGCCCTTCGTTCTAAGGCGGAGAAAGAGTGTGAAGCAGATTTTGCTTCTGCTAATACTACCCTTCCATGTGGGTCTCAGTCATTTATTGAGAGACAATTTCAAGATGAATTCACTCATGCGAAGTTTAGTGAAGTGCAAAATGAGCTTAGGTGTAAGATGAATTGTAATATCAAAAGTGTTGAAGTGCATGGTTGTAAagcaaaatatattgttaaagaGGCGTTGATATGGAAAGACCAAAGTGCAGACAAATTTAATGAAGTTATATTTGATGTTGAGACAAAAGACATTGAATGCACTTGCCGGCTTTTTGAGTTTAGAGGAGTTCTTTGCCGCCACAGCTTGATGGTCCTTGCCCAAGAGGAG GATGGGGAACTACATACTTCAATTGCACCAgctaatgaaattttgaatgCTCAAAGTAGTTCCACAACCAACATG gaacTAGTATTATAA
- the LOC114189678 gene encoding uncharacterized protein LOC114189678: MLTARYDKFCFSIYLQICHVKNDITIFFLFQICFRHSCRTKLIGSLNNKLTDEQKSFIRGTPFGWMVELTESVKISRNLLTPLISRWVERLGGFDMSAQVVGFTYLDVCLGLGLRVVGENIDLNQEGLNSDSRNLFGASQVVDIDMVYDYILKHIKVLCLEDFGKLYVLLAISEFLLPNRNGTIFSILFNIVDDLGSIGKFNWGRVVYEFLVGSICEAKLFLKEKQSTKHFHVAGCVYLLQLWSFDHFLIPNLKDCQRTTKFPRILHWMEMKAGDNVIKRSLTNNTVVADVAASAEELTNPFVKEGFEVYGRQSKGTKIVDLIKAVEQQESVLGELQKELEDLNAMMIERKNQRQHQQGKMNFSDFGEASAGHSQTPNSNHPIGCIEFGNSGDRGHVEEVHFPNQDTQESEQSNMYVRRREGPRLRVKSIAIRTPFAAFSGRKRNK; the protein is encoded by the exons ATGTTGACCGCaaggtatgataaattttgtttttcaatttatttgcaAATTTGTCATGTAAAAAATgacataactattttttttttgttccagATCTGTTTTAGGCATTCATGCCGGACAAAATTGATTGGTAGTTTGAATAACAAGTTAACAGATGAGCAAAAATCATTTATCCGAGGAACACCATTTGGATGGATGGTTGAGTTGACAGAGTCTGTTAAAATATCTAGGAATCTTTTGACTCCGTTAATCAGTAGGTGGGTTGAAAGGTTGGGGGGGTTTGACATGAGTGCACAAGTTGTTGGATTTACCTATTTAGATGTATGTCTTGGTCTAGGTTTGAGGGTGGTGGGTGAGAACATTGATTTAAACCAGGAAGGGTTAAATAGTGATTCAAGGAATTTATTTGGAGCTTCCCAAGTTGTTGATATCGACATGGTATATGATTACATCTTGAAACATATTAAAGTGCTTTGTTTAGAGGATTTTGGTAAGCTTTATGTTTTGTTAGCAATTTCTGAGTTTTTGTTGCCCAATCGTAATGgaacaattttttctattttgtttaacATTGTTGATGACCTGGGTAGTATTGGGAAATTTAATTGGGGTCGAGTGGTGTATGAGTTTTTGGTTGGCAGTATATGTGAAgctaaattgttcttgaagGAGAAACAAAGTACCAAACACTTCCACGTAGCTGGATGTGTTTATTTGTTACAG TTATGGTCTTTTGACCATTTTTTGATACCGAATTTAAAGGATTGTCAGCGCACGACAAAGTTTCCCCGAATCTTGCATTGGATGGAAATGAAAGCAGGGGACAATGTAATTAAAAGGAGTTTGACAAATAACACT GTTGTTGCAGATGTTGCTGCCTCTGCAGAAGAGCTGACCAATCCCTTTGTTAAAGAAGGGTTTGAGGTATACGGACGTCAAAGTAAGGGTACTAAAATAGTTGACTTAATTAAAGCTGTCGAACAACAAGAAAGTGTGCTAGGGGAATTGCAAAAAGAACTTGAAGACTTGAATGCAATGATGATTGAGAGGAAGAACCAACGCCAGCACCAGCAGGGCAAAATGAATTTTTCTGACTTTGGTGAAGCAAGTGCTGGTCATTCGCAAACACCTAATTCGAACCACCCCATTGGCTGCATTGAATTTGGCAATTCTGGTGACAGGGGTCATGTGGAAGAAGTTCATTTTCCAAATCAGGATACACAAGAATCTGAACAAAGCAACATGTATGTCCGACGAAGGGAGGGTCCTCGGTTGCGTGTTAAGAGTATAGCAATAAGAACTCCTTTTGCAGCATTTAGTGGGAGGAAACGCAATAAGTAG